The window AAAGATAAGAGAACACAATTGTTGGTGCATTAAAGTGCTTACTTTTTCCGACGTTCGCGCTTCTTTAAACGTCGACTTGATTCCTCCAAAGAGTCTTCAAAACGAAGGTCAGTAACTTGCTTTCTCtttcgttttttgtttttcttctcaCTGGACTTGCTTTGCACATCGTCAATATCACTACCCGTACGTTGAGGCATTTGAGAATTCCCACCATTAGCTTTGCTCTTTACATCGGATCTTCCCGAAGCATCCTTTTGATTGGATTTCTATACAGAAAGTGAAAGTCAAATTACAAATGAGTAACACATAATATAGGCATACGATGCGTTATCAAGCTCTTGATACGAACAATGTTGTATCCCCGTTCAGAGGGAGTTAGCTTAAACTCGAGAGCAGgcctaataataataacagaATAAACAATAGAAACTACTAGTAGATATATTCTACTTTAACGGCAAACCAGATACTCAGTACGACGAGGGCAaccaaagaagaagatgattgaACAAAAAGACTAAGGATGCCTAGTGATGCTTAATCTCAACTTTCTTGCAAGCAAGCTTATAACAATGACATTGATTAGAGACTGAGATACACTAAAAGATTCATTGTCGACCTTCGTTCACCTAATCCAGTATCAGCCCCCAAGACAAAATCATTCAAATAAAAGCCACTTTACCTAAGACGGTGAAGAATCAAAGAAAATATCAATTACCTTTTCAGTATTAAAGGCATCTCTCTTGCGCTTTCGCTGAAGATCTTCAGAGACCTCAGACTCTGTGAGAACACAAGGAgcatgaaattaaataaaaacatcgctagacaaaaaaaaaaaaaaaaaaaaaaaaaaaaaacgcaaAGAAACAACTAAACAAACCTTGAGATCGAGAGGAAGTAAAGGACATTAACTTGCGGAGTTTAGAAGGTAAAGTATCGGCTTGGGAAGTGTCAGGCGGCGGCGGGAGACGATCGTAGCCGCCATGAGCAGCTCTGTAATTCCGCTCTCTCCTCCGCATTCCTTTGCCTCCCATCTCGCCTTTTCCCTCGATAATCAAATTTGCAGCCCTGCGTCGGAGTTGAAAACCGGAGTGTAGACTCAATCGCCGCCGCCGACGAAGACCGCTGGGAATTCTTCcgattgttttctttttatgagaaagacataaaacaaaataggtttacgataaaaaaaaaaaaaaaaaaaaaaaaaaaaaaaaaaaaaacacaaaggaaataaaagaaaagaaaagaaaagaaaagaaataaactCATTTAAACCATTTTTTCAACTTTTGGTCATTGACGCCCCCAAAAATATTAAACCAtatctgtttcttttttttttttttttcctttttattaatTTCAAGAATAATATGTTTTTTAGAAACTAGGATAACTATGAAAAAATAAGCAAAAGAATGTGATGgataacaaaattaataaattaggGGAGTAGGAtaacaaaattaattcaaaacaaaaaacaaaaaatgagaTATGTGAtgatctatatatttttttctataattttatttaCAAGCGTGAAATAAAAACcataaaatacatttttaaaaataaaaatatattaaaactaTTACAACATATAATATAGACAATTATAGAGTTTATGAAGTAATTTGTCAAGATTTCTTTTAGTATTTCCCataaatttatatcaaaatagATTTGATCc is drawn from Cucumis melo cultivar AY chromosome 11, USDA_Cmelo_AY_1.0, whole genome shotgun sequence and contains these coding sequences:
- the LOC103499034 gene encoding protein PXR1, yielding MGGKGMRRRERNYRAAHGGYDRLPPPPDTSQADTLPSKLRKLMSFTSSRSQESEVSEDLQRKRKRDAFNTEKKSNQKDASGRSDVKSKANGGNSQMPQRTGSDIDDVQSKSSEKKNKKRKRKQVTDLRFEDSLEESSRRLKKRERRKKYQEAKKNKHKKAKTEEVLDFPRHEKIKFGDVVEAPLKLLAVPKAFKSAQVASQERKRLQAINEYRNRKGWTSRPGIQIPSMTIAPAD